From the Cohnella herbarum genome, one window contains:
- a CDS encoding DUF5704 domain-containing protein: MRKPKFIRITLSMLLACSFLLSCFPFLTNAATPAVRVDEGKIKFEITSTAATSSIRYRTVGWTVRRDQLCTNTSSKQCSDPRNGSHASFVNQQVRQVAQNPNPPIPGEPVTTYYEVSEDLVTDGMWQAGMGDIKDNDDLYLYAIMVSVDGNGNVRKGPFYTLEGIKNAEPWAHPDDLDDYFGIHVPYRSANFPVDVVAKTVGGTILKQPEVTFHKGDYKVGETINHEFPATIEDNGKTYSIVRSYLSPKKDLTQKSWLQENPDTNPKVRTRSFTAALGGTDAIAEYAENNPVKAIYQKEDGTKLKEVDKGVYETGEEVNYTFDPQLTSGGQTYEIVRTYITNNKKPDEKLFIQEKGDAKLLERSILVGSGGSNFVGIYKIPSPITVTSRIDAPDNVEASVTTVDGNFVFEAKSPVPLKTYEITKIENATFVTPNDKSGSLSGLTASKSLPIKIPFTSGSSITVKITVVVKDANGNSGDSTSDHTVRKGDSDGGDTSLPGTSQQVEAMDATASAIIKADSRGAERFDVLKGIPTSESLYVNASAKAYLYRNTFTEVKGSKSYPITVSRTYTLRWTEYVPGPPDSEGHSTTIPVSRSDTQTVTQSYSVERKYSYWLVDRLEVYGLQKATVANYALPSGSVTLQANGYTAPSVSATHDAAVSSHITDPVYRNVVLSGQTVYGGSSRPSVPSENWKSEAENAVGKIKVKNDTVVFNGQTIMDNRTVEETAPAPGAIPASPMIGQDVLYGSGFVIDATKTNKGSQPSTGTIYYTLVKGIGGGSNQSFPINGINPVTVHTPVVNLASVADDQAHNQKTVPTADRSALILDRSFTVTIPTSGPHRDIIGYGNRDYAKYVRDKQVRFPFDVYKADHATLIPKDTWTSIPVGQLTTTFYMPVWVDEGNYDVLFRTFAENSPASFTSQSNANLDLTNHVATQVVAVEVIGRLFDFRITDVADYQWEKVFRTAAGSATPTGNSYWVGTKGIDGATRGNTAPYVLPIRPGSHPESGKKNVVVKTGYHFKFEVKTLGNMFSAGDGIKITPTFYFVDKQGKNRQQVDLYYHSGTKRFIRIGSTEDTEQRLVTLDTRMRNVSQQELSNTASSLWRVNGSSGSQTSYVQQYLKEAAQKRIYVGGYDGMLLPSQLRMFIGSMQVPSGIDTARANASVQRWFGEYSLPAAPYAVPAGMNLAEYGRTHRLDDNAPIFLRDGYFVVNFDIETIRNKDIAHPHLQYKNAPLDNQWQMEGFQRSFVDPYGGMFSLLDGDVVFYHADLSSYDDFGTGGTH, encoded by the coding sequence ATGCGCAAACCTAAATTCATACGAATCACGTTGAGCATGCTGCTGGCATGCTCTTTTTTATTGTCGTGCTTTCCGTTTCTTACGAATGCCGCGACACCGGCTGTCCGGGTAGATGAGGGTAAGATCAAATTTGAAATCACTAGCACAGCAGCAACCTCGTCCATCCGCTACAGAACGGTAGGTTGGACGGTGCGTCGTGACCAACTCTGCACGAATACATCATCCAAACAGTGCAGTGATCCGCGTAACGGCAGTCACGCATCATTTGTCAATCAACAGGTGCGTCAAGTCGCGCAAAATCCGAACCCCCCAATTCCCGGAGAGCCGGTCACGACCTACTACGAAGTCAGTGAAGATTTAGTAACGGACGGCATGTGGCAAGCAGGCATGGGAGACATCAAGGACAACGACGACCTGTACTTGTACGCAATCATGGTTTCCGTCGATGGCAATGGAAACGTGCGCAAAGGCCCATTTTACACGTTAGAAGGAATCAAGAACGCTGAACCTTGGGCGCACCCGGATGATCTCGATGATTACTTTGGGATTCACGTCCCCTATCGCAGCGCGAATTTTCCTGTCGATGTCGTTGCGAAAACCGTGGGAGGAACGATCCTCAAGCAGCCTGAGGTCACGTTCCATAAGGGTGACTACAAAGTCGGCGAGACGATCAACCACGAGTTTCCTGCGACGATTGAGGATAACGGGAAAACGTACAGTATTGTCCGCTCCTACCTATCGCCGAAGAAGGACCTAACGCAGAAAAGCTGGTTACAGGAAAATCCGGATACAAATCCGAAGGTGCGAACGCGAAGCTTCACGGCGGCGCTTGGCGGAACGGACGCGATTGCCGAATACGCTGAAAATAACCCGGTAAAGGCGATCTATCAAAAGGAAGATGGTACGAAGCTCAAGGAAGTCGACAAAGGCGTCTACGAGACTGGAGAGGAAGTGAACTATACGTTTGATCCGCAGCTCACATCTGGCGGCCAGACCTATGAAATTGTTCGCACATATATCACAAACAACAAGAAGCCGGATGAGAAGCTATTCATACAAGAAAAAGGCGACGCGAAGCTGCTCGAACGCTCCATCTTGGTTGGCTCTGGCGGCTCCAATTTCGTCGGCATCTATAAAATTCCTTCCCCGATTACCGTGACCTCCCGTATCGACGCACCAGATAACGTCGAGGCTTCAGTTACCACGGTTGATGGGAATTTTGTATTTGAAGCGAAGTCACCCGTGCCGCTCAAAACGTATGAGATCACAAAAATAGAGAACGCAACATTCGTTACGCCTAACGATAAGTCCGGCTCACTCAGCGGGCTGACGGCAAGTAAATCGCTGCCGATCAAAATTCCATTCACATCCGGCTCCAGCATTACCGTCAAAATCACGGTCGTCGTGAAAGATGCTAATGGTAACAGCGGAGATTCCACCTCGGATCACACCGTACGCAAAGGCGACAGTGACGGCGGCGATACCTCGTTACCTGGCACGAGCCAGCAAGTCGAGGCGATGGATGCCACGGCATCGGCGATCATAAAGGCGGATTCTCGCGGCGCTGAACGATTTGACGTTTTAAAGGGAATACCGACCTCTGAAAGCCTTTATGTTAACGCGAGCGCCAAAGCGTATTTGTATCGCAACACGTTCACAGAAGTGAAAGGCTCGAAATCGTATCCGATTACAGTCAGTCGCACCTATACGCTGAGATGGACGGAATATGTTCCCGGCCCGCCGGATAGCGAAGGTCATTCGACCACGATTCCGGTATCCCGATCCGACACGCAAACGGTCACCCAAAGCTACAGTGTGGAACGAAAGTACAGCTATTGGCTGGTAGACCGTTTGGAAGTGTACGGCTTACAGAAGGCGACAGTCGCCAACTATGCCCTGCCCTCCGGTTCGGTAACGCTGCAAGCAAACGGGTATACCGCACCGTCTGTTTCCGCCACCCATGATGCAGCGGTCTCGTCCCATATTACGGACCCGGTGTATCGCAACGTTGTGCTTTCCGGTCAAACGGTTTACGGCGGCTCCAGTAGACCTTCGGTTCCAAGCGAGAACTGGAAGTCAGAGGCTGAAAATGCGGTCGGGAAAATCAAGGTCAAGAACGACACGGTCGTCTTTAATGGACAAACGATCATGGACAATCGGACGGTGGAGGAAACGGCTCCTGCTCCGGGGGCGATTCCCGCATCTCCCATGATCGGTCAGGATGTTTTATATGGTTCGGGATTTGTCATCGATGCGACTAAAACGAACAAGGGGAGCCAGCCAAGCACGGGGACGATTTATTATACGCTGGTCAAGGGCATCGGAGGCGGGTCGAACCAAAGCTTCCCGATCAACGGCATCAATCCGGTGACGGTGCATACCCCCGTCGTCAATCTGGCATCTGTAGCCGACGATCAGGCGCACAATCAGAAAACGGTGCCGACAGCCGATCGTTCGGCGCTTATTCTGGATCGCTCCTTTACCGTGACGATTCCTACCAGCGGGCCGCACCGAGACATTATCGGCTACGGCAATCGGGACTATGCCAAATATGTGCGAGACAAGCAGGTAAGGTTCCCATTCGATGTATACAAGGCTGACCACGCAACGTTGATTCCGAAGGACACCTGGACTTCGATTCCTGTCGGCCAGCTTACAACCACTTTTTACATGCCCGTTTGGGTAGATGAGGGAAATTATGATGTACTATTCCGAACGTTTGCCGAAAACAGTCCGGCTTCATTCACATCACAAAGTAATGCCAATTTGGACTTAACTAATCATGTGGCGACGCAAGTTGTGGCGGTTGAGGTTATTGGCCGTCTGTTCGACTTCCGAATTACCGATGTTGCCGACTACCAGTGGGAAAAGGTGTTCAGAACGGCGGCAGGCAGTGCGACGCCGACCGGAAATAGCTATTGGGTTGGTACAAAAGGTATCGACGGCGCGACGCGCGGCAATACGGCCCCTTACGTGCTGCCGATTCGGCCCGGCAGTCACCCGGAGAGCGGAAAGAAAAATGTTGTTGTAAAAACAGGCTATCACTTCAAATTTGAGGTCAAAACGCTCGGCAACATGTTCAGCGCGGGCGACGGGATTAAAATCACGCCTACCTTTTATTTCGTTGACAAGCAGGGCAAAAACCGACAACAGGTGGACTTGTACTATCATTCGGGAACCAAGCGGTTTATTCGGATCGGCTCCACGGAAGACACCGAGCAGCGGCTGGTGACGCTTGATACCCGTATGCGCAATGTGTCGCAGCAGGAGTTATCCAATACTGCCAGTTCACTTTGGAGGGTGAATGGTTCTTCTGGCAGTCAGACATCGTATGTACAGCAGTATTTGAAGGAAGCGGCGCAAAAGCGGATTTACGTCGGCGGCTACGACGGAATGTTACTTCCTTCGCAGCTTCGGATGTTTATCGGCAGTATGCAGGTGCCGTCCGGCATTGATACTGCACGAGCTAATGCCTCGGTGCAGCGCTGGTTTGGCGAGTATAGCCTTCCCGCTGCTCCCTATGCAGTGCCAGCAGGCATGAATCTGGCCGAGTACGGACGTACCCACCGGTTGGACGACAATGCGCCGATCTTCCTGCGTGACGGCTATTTTGTAGTCAATTTTGACATCGAAACCATTCGCAATAAGGACATTGCTCACCCGCATTTGCAGTATAAAAATGCGCCGCTGGACAACCAGTGGCAGATGGAAGGTTTTCAGCGCAGTTTTGTCGATCCTTACGGGGGGATGTTCTCTTTGCTAGACGGGGACGTTGTGTTTTATCACGCCGACTTGTCTAGCTACGACGATTTTGGTACGGGCGGCACCCATTAA
- a CDS encoding copper amine oxidase N-terminal domain-containing protein, giving the protein MKRRLVSLLIVTLFGSIFSLTASAASKPPTFVSVVMDGQKIWFPDAQAFIDENGRTLVPVRFVAESLGAKVGWESKTQTVPITSDDQSIVLTIDQNVVQVDGKAVTLDTKAILSGGRTFVPLRFVSEVLGAKVDWDNPTDTVFIKASEDSTAQTDQWGRLIRTTDLPKNASDYPYILADVPNEMYEMGYPFSHPTDSKVSSVLYSTKPEFNKKNVDIWMGRLKAFGVLWLNVNYNTIDDAWAQAVFATKMQNSDAELKHIRRYAEWVKENQIQMEGYLDPEPSMIYKDGFGNNFVRSKFRIKFVSYKASNDLLYDEWFPKKQTFEKGVWYEGYADISLSTNVGGDWGNTLKVDPNASLFRNHIIRKADSN; this is encoded by the coding sequence TTGAAAAGAAGGTTAGTATCCCTCCTCATTGTGACACTTTTCGGAAGTATATTCAGTTTGACGGCAAGCGCAGCCAGTAAACCGCCAACCTTTGTCAGCGTCGTCATGGACGGCCAAAAAATCTGGTTTCCAGACGCGCAGGCGTTTATTGATGAGAACGGGCGAACGCTCGTCCCGGTACGCTTTGTCGCCGAATCGCTCGGAGCGAAAGTCGGCTGGGAATCGAAAACACAAACGGTTCCGATTACGAGTGACGATCAATCTATCGTTCTGACGATTGACCAAAATGTTGTGCAGGTAGATGGCAAAGCGGTCACTTTGGATACGAAAGCCATCCTGAGCGGCGGTCGAACGTTTGTGCCGCTCCGTTTCGTCAGCGAGGTATTGGGTGCGAAGGTGGATTGGGACAATCCGACAGACACCGTGTTTATCAAGGCCAGCGAAGATAGCACGGCGCAGACCGACCAATGGGGGCGCTTGATACGCACGACCGACTTACCGAAGAATGCGAGCGATTATCCATACATTCTTGCGGACGTTCCGAACGAAATGTACGAGATGGGCTATCCATTTTCGCATCCAACAGACAGCAAAGTTTCATCCGTCCTTTATTCGACGAAGCCGGAATTCAACAAGAAGAACGTGGATATTTGGATGGGAAGACTGAAAGCATTCGGTGTGCTTTGGCTGAATGTAAATTACAACACGATTGATGACGCGTGGGCGCAGGCGGTTTTTGCTACCAAAATGCAAAACTCTGATGCCGAACTGAAGCATATTCGCCGCTACGCAGAATGGGTCAAAGAGAACCAAATCCAGATGGAAGGCTATCTTGATCCCGAGCCATCCATGATTTATAAAGATGGGTTTGGCAACAACTTTGTGCGATCCAAGTTCAGGATTAAATTCGTCTCGTACAAGGCAAGCAATGACTTGCTTTACGATGAGTGGTTCCCGAAAAAACAAACGTTTGAGAAAGGTGTTTGGTACGAAGGCTACGCCGATATTTCTCTATCCACTAATGTAGGCGGCGATTGGGGAAATACGTTGAAGGTCGATCCGAATGCAAGTTTGTTCCGCAATCATATCATTAGAAAGGCGGACTCGAACTAG
- a CDS encoding DUF916 domain-containing protein, translated as MWIRLLLAAIVFCIAAGFTNPMDGQQLVISGDSDRINPELGAYVEDIVPGDKREYTVHVTNPTDEEITALLYAADAMPALGGGKDFTLPSDPDTGSAAWYRAPDRSITLKAGETQSFTMEMQIPDSVEPGQYVSVIGVYDQSMRESAARKIGLRVVLNYKLDEAKPPEAVPHAAVYTLENGKASLTILLVNEGESLSEPEIEVQLKQQDDVSELLIERKSTVDSIYAGTVAQYMAELNRPLSPGSYTVEVKTTLGNRIEQKEFPFEVTDGRTMPSGTVIQATGDGSPLHEGSFGLRPSCVYGSSLLILVIVVVVIRRRASRTE; from the coding sequence ATGTGGATTCGACTGTTGCTGGCGGCAATCGTTTTTTGTATAGCCGCCGGATTTACAAACCCTATGGATGGGCAGCAACTGGTCATCAGCGGGGATTCCGACCGGATCAATCCGGAGTTGGGCGCATATGTCGAGGATATAGTACCCGGCGATAAGCGCGAGTACACGGTTCACGTCACGAATCCCACAGATGAGGAAATAACAGCGCTGCTCTATGCGGCCGATGCCATGCCCGCATTGGGCGGCGGTAAGGATTTTACTTTACCGAGCGATCCCGATACCGGTTCGGCTGCATGGTACAGGGCGCCGGATCGCAGTATAACCCTCAAGGCTGGCGAGACGCAAAGCTTTACAATGGAAATGCAGATACCTGATAGTGTGGAGCCGGGCCAGTACGTGTCCGTCATCGGCGTCTACGATCAAAGTATGAGGGAATCGGCGGCACGTAAAATCGGGTTGCGGGTCGTCCTCAACTACAAGTTGGACGAAGCGAAGCCTCCTGAGGCTGTCCCGCACGCAGCCGTATACACGCTGGAGAACGGAAAAGCGAGCTTGACGATTTTGCTGGTCAATGAAGGCGAAAGCTTGTCCGAACCGGAGATCGAGGTGCAGCTCAAACAGCAGGACGATGTCAGCGAGCTTTTGATTGAAAGGAAATCAACGGTTGATTCCATTTATGCAGGCACGGTCGCACAGTACATGGCGGAGCTAAACAGGCCGCTTTCTCCCGGTTCTTACACGGTGGAAGTGAAGACTACGCTGGGTAACCGTATAGAACAGAAGGAATTCCCTTTTGAAGTAACGGACGGTCGGACTATGCCATCAGGAACCGTGATTCAGGCTACTGGGGACGGTTCTCCGCTTCATGAAGGTTCATTTGGACTGCGCCCATCCTGCGTCTACGGGAGCTCGCTGCTGATTCTTGTCATCGTCGTTGTTGTTATAAGAAGAAGAGCTTCACGCACGGAATAA